One genomic segment of Theobroma cacao cultivar B97-61/B2 chromosome 6, Criollo_cocoa_genome_V2, whole genome shotgun sequence includes these proteins:
- the LOC18595270 gene encoding phosphatidylcholine:diacylglycerol cholinephosphotransferase 1, producing the protein MFWGEVFVGVQTVYILWTWLIECRPRATISALFMFTCRGILGYSTQLPLPQEFVGSGVDFPVGNVSFFLFFSGHVAGSVIASFEMRRMRRWELAWLFDTLNVLQAVRLLGTRGCHTIDLAVGVGAGILFDSLAGKYEDSKRKCPLVSGTMKEGLLR; encoded by the exons ATGTTTTGGGGTGAGGTGTTTGTAGGGGTGCAGACAGTTTATATACTATGGACATGGCTAATCGAGTGTCGGCCAAGGGCTACAATATCTGCTTTGTTCATGTTTACTTGTCGTGGGATTCTTGGTTACTCCACGCAGCTCCCATTACCCCAG GAATTTGTAGGTTCAGGAGTGGATTTTCCAGTAGGGAATGTATCGTTCTTCCTATTCTTCTCGGGCCATGTTGCTGGATCTGTGATTGCGTCGTTCGAAATGAGGCGAATGCGTAGATGGGAATTGGCATGGTTATTTGATACATTGAATGTGCTTCAAGCTGTGAGGTTGCTAGGTACCAGGGGTTGTCACACCATTGATTTGGCTGTTGGTGTTGGTGCTGGAATCCTATTCGATTCCCTTGCTGGCAAGTACGAAGACAGCAAGAGAAAATGTCCACTTGTTTCTGGTACCATGAAAGAGGGCTTGTTAAGATAA
- the LOC18595269 gene encoding uncharacterized protein LOC18595269 isoform X4 codes for MAATASIFTSPTQPFSATRSVRGTSAKPSISKPNAASSFMGASLPRDFAKTKRLVKISVKVTAAATVTKNPMEQIKEYALPSWAMFELGRAPVYWKTMNGLPPTSGKKVKLFYNPAATKLVPNEEYGIAFNGGFNQPIMCGGEPRAMLRKSRGKADSPIYTIQICVPKHAVNLIFSFTNGANWDGPYRLQFQVPKSWQNRAIEFFNQGDRCSLDLVPGCMDPNSYLYNPLANVDDGSCLIDSDSED; via the exons ATGGCAGCAACCGCGTCAATCTTTACGTCTCCGACTCAACCCTTTTCGGCCACGCGGTCGGTGAGAGGTACAAGTGCCAAGCCATCTATTTCAAAGCCGA ATGCAGCTAGTAGCTTTATGGGTGCATCATTGCCAAGGGATTTTGCAAAGACGAAAAGATTAGTCAAGATAAGTGTAAAAGTGACTGCAGCTGCTACTGTTACAAAAAATCCTATGGAACAAATTAAAGA GTATGCACTCCCTTCGTGGGCTATGTTCGAACTGGGGAGGGCTCCGGTATATTGGAAAACCATGAATGGTCTTCCTCCAACTTCT GGAAAGAAGGTGAAGCTTTTCTACAATCCAGCTGCAACTAAACTTGTTCCAAATGAAGAATATGGCATTGCTTTCAATG GAGGTTTCAATCAGCCTATCATGTGTGGTGGTGAACCGAGAGCAATGCTGAGGAAATCTCGAGGCAAGGCTGATAGTCCAATATACACCATCCAGATATGCGTTCCTAAGCATG CTGTGAACTTGATCTTCTCATTCACAAATGGAGCCAATTGGGATGGTCCTTACAGACTACAGTTTCAAGTTCCGAAGTCTTGGCAAAACAGAGCAATTGAATTCTTTAACCAG GGTGATCGTTGCAGCCTTGATCTAGTTCCTGGATGCATGGATCCTAACTCCTACTTATACAACCCTCTCGCTAATGTAGATGACGGGTCATGCCTAATTGACTCTGATTCTGAGGACTAG
- the LOC18595268 gene encoding palmitoyl-monogalactosyldiacylglycerol delta-7 desaturase, chloroplastic yields the protein MALITSLLSKPKSLAVSPPQRATTIKTRSCSCKVLNFGHQNPKFNQINGEQSPLQASFITRLNRSYSNRKVLALANGVSVGANEPDPEGKTSGRILLSNVVVQRKKEVFWGRKWNTLDMATAGVVVGMHLLSLFAPFHFNWPAFWLAVGLYGVTGLLGITLSFHRNLSHRSFKVPKWLEYFFAYCGVQALQGNPIDWVSTHRYHHQFCDSDRDPHSPIEGFWFSHMSWLFDTDTVVERCGEPTNVGDLRQQPFYKFLQGTYILHPIALGVLLYALGGFPFLVWGMGVRIVWVYHITWLVNSACHVWGKQAWNSGDLSRNNWWVALLAFGEGWHNNHHAFEYSARHGLEWWQLDMTWCVIKFLQVIGQATEVKLPTEVQKKRMAFSS from the exons ATGGCTTTAATCACATCGTTATTGTCAAAGCCAAAATCCTTAGCTGTATCACCTCCTCAAAGAGCGACAACAATAAAAACCAGATCTTGCTCTTGCAAAGTCTTAAACTTTGGCCATCAAAACCcaaaattcaatcaaataaacGGAGAGCAGAGTCCTCTGCAGGCGAGTTTTATCACTCGTTTGAATAGGAGTTACAGCAATAGGAAAGTGTTGGCATTGGCTAATGGGGTGTCAGTTGGAGCAAACGAGCCCGACCCAGAAGGGAAAACCTCGGGTAGAATTTTGTTATCTAATGTGGTGGTGCAAAGGAAGAAGGAAGTGTTTTGGGGAAGAAAATGGAACACTTTGGATATGGCCACTGCTGGTGTTGTTGTAGGCATGCATTTGCTCAGCCTTTTTGCACCTTTTCATTTCAATTGGCCCGCTTTTTGGCTTGCTGTGGGACTCTATGGGGTGACAGGACTTCTGGGGATTACATTGTCTTTTCATAGGAATCTTTCTCATAGAAGCTTCAAGGTTCCAAAATGGCTTGAGTACTTCTTTGCTTATTGTGGAGTTCAGGCACTTCAG GGGAATCCAATTGACTGGGTAAGCACACATAGGTACCACCACCAATTTTGTGATTCAGACAGAGACCCCCATAGCCCCATTGAAGGGTTTTGGTTCAGCCACATGAGCTGGCTCTTTGATACCGACACCGTTGTTGAAAGG TGTGGAGAACCAACCAATGTTGGGGATCTACGGCAGCAGCCCTTCTACAAGTTTCTTCAGGGTACCTACATTCTTCATCCAATTGCACTTGGAGTTTTGCTATATGCTCTAGGAGGGTTTCCCTTCCTTGTTTGGGGAATG GGTGTGAGGATTGTATGGGTTTACCACATCACTTGGCTGGTAAATTCAGCTTGCCATGTGTGGGGGAAGCAAGCATGGAATTCTGGTGATTTGTCCAGGAACAATTG GTGGGTGGCATTGCTTGCATTTGGAGAGGGTTGGCATAATAACCACCATGCTTTCGAATACTCAGCCAGACATGGTCTGGAATGGTGGCAACTGGACATGACTTGGTGTGTAATCAAATTTCTTCAAGTTATCGGACAGGCAACTGAGGTTAAGCTACCTACTGAAGTTCAGAAGAAAAGGATGGCTTTCAGCAGCTGA
- the LOC18595275 gene encoding hevein-like preproprotein, with amino-acid sequence MKNTQKMGNLSLCLVFLVSLLASTATAQQCGRQAAGRTCANNLCCSQFGYCGTTDEYCSPSKSCQSNCWPSGGGGGGESASNVRATYHFYNPPQNGWDLNAVSAYCSTWDANKPLAWRQKYGWTAFCGPVGPRGQASCGRCLRVTNRGTRAEAIVRIVDQCSNGGLDLDAAVFQQIDTDGRGYAQGHLMVDYQFVNCGD; translated from the coding sequence ATGAAAAATACACAAAAAATGGGTAACTTAAGCCTATGCCTAGTTTTCTTAGTTTCCTTGTTAGCTAGTACTGCCACCGCCCAACAATGTGGACGGCAAGCAGCTGGCCGGACTTGTGCCAACAACCTTTGTTGCAGCCAGTTCGGTTACTGTGGCACTACAGATGAATATTGTTCACCTTCTAAAAGTTGTCAAAGTAATTGCTGGCCTAGTGGTGGCGGTGGAGGCGGTGAAAGTGCGTCCAATGTGAGGGCTACTTATCATTTCTACAACCCTCCACAAAATGGGTGGGACCTAAATGCTGTGAGTGCTTATTGCTCAACTTGGGATGCAAACAAGCCCTTGGCCTGGCGCCAGAAGTACGGATGGACGGCCTTTTGTGGACCAGTAGGGCCTCGTGGCCAAGCATCTTGTGGAAGATGCTTAAGGGTGACAAACAGAGGTACAAGAGCTGAAGCAATTGTGAGAATTGTTGACCAGTGCAGCAACGGAGGCCTAGATTTAGATGCGGCTGTGTTCCAGCAGATTGACACGGATGGAAGAGGCTATGCGCAAGGCCACCTTATGGTAGATTATCAGTTTGTCAACTGTGGGGATTGA
- the LOC18595269 gene encoding uncharacterized protein LOC18595269 isoform X3, producing the protein MLVCVMIHALVFMHAASSFMGASLPRDFAKTKRLVKISVKVTAAATVTKNPMEQIKEYALPSWAMFELGRAPVYWKTMNGLPPTSGKKVKLFYNPAATKLVPNEEYGIAFNGGFNQPIMCGGEPRAMLRKSRGKADSPIYTIQICVPKHAVNLIFSFTNGANWDGPYRLQFQVPKSWQNRAIEFFNQGLAEELSQEGACDRAIFPDTNIVVDRCVMIGNLSKEGGDRCSLDLVPGCMDPNSYLYNPLANVDDGSCLIDSDSED; encoded by the exons ATGCTTGTCTGTGTCATGATTCATGCTCTGGTTTTTATGC ATGCAGCTAGTAGCTTTATGGGTGCATCATTGCCAAGGGATTTTGCAAAGACGAAAAGATTAGTCAAGATAAGTGTAAAAGTGACTGCAGCTGCTACTGTTACAAAAAATCCTATGGAACAAATTAAAGA GTATGCACTCCCTTCGTGGGCTATGTTCGAACTGGGGAGGGCTCCGGTATATTGGAAAACCATGAATGGTCTTCCTCCAACTTCT GGAAAGAAGGTGAAGCTTTTCTACAATCCAGCTGCAACTAAACTTGTTCCAAATGAAGAATATGGCATTGCTTTCAATG GAGGTTTCAATCAGCCTATCATGTGTGGTGGTGAACCGAGAGCAATGCTGAGGAAATCTCGAGGCAAGGCTGATAGTCCAATATACACCATCCAGATATGCGTTCCTAAGCATG CTGTGAACTTGATCTTCTCATTCACAAATGGAGCCAATTGGGATGGTCCTTACAGACTACAGTTTCAAGTTCCGAAGTCTTGGCAAAACAGAGCAATTGAATTCTTTAACCAG GGGCTGGCAGAGGAGTTGAGTCAAGAAGGTGCATGTGACAGGGCAATCTTTCCAGACACAAATATTGTTGTTGATAGATGTGTTATGATCGGGAACTTATCCAAAGAAGGA GGTGATCGTTGCAGCCTTGATCTAGTTCCTGGATGCATGGATCCTAACTCCTACTTATACAACCCTCTCGCTAATGTAGATGACGGGTCATGCCTAATTGACTCTGATTCTGAGGACTAG
- the LOC18507067 gene encoding palmitoyl-monogalactosyldiacylglycerol delta-7 desaturase, chloroplastic — MAFVTSLLSKPKFLDVSPPQRATTMKTRSCSCKVLNFGHQNPKFNQINGEQSPLQASITRLNRSYSNRKVLALANGVSVEANEPDPEGKISGRILLSNVVVQRKKKAFWGRKWNTSDMAIAGVIVSMHLLSLFAPFHFNWPAFWLAVGLYVVTGLLGITLSFHRNLSHRSFKVPKWLEYFFAYCGVQALQGNPISWVSTHRYHHQFCDSNRDPHSPIEGFWFSHMSWLFDTNTVIEKCGEPTNVGDLRQQPFYKFLEGTYILHPIALGVLLYTLGGFPFLVWGMGVRIVWLYHITWLVNSACHVWGKQAWNSGDLSRNNWWMALLSFGEGWHNNHHAFKYSARHGLEWWQLDMAWCVIKFLQVIGLATEVKLPTEVQKKRMAFSS; from the exons ATGGCTTTCGTCACATCGTTATTGTCAAAGCCAAAGTTCTTAGATGTATCACCTCCTCAAAGAGCGACAACAATGAAAACCAGATCTTGCTCTTGCAAAGTCTTAAACTTTGGCCATCAAAACCcaaaattcaatcaaataaacGGAGAGCAGAGTCCTCTGCAGGCGAGTATCACTCGTTTGAATAGGAGTTACAGCAATAGGAAAGTGTTGGCATTGGCTAATGGGGTGTCAGTTGAAGCAAACGAGCCCGACCCAGAAGGGAAAATCTCGGGTAGAATTTTGTTATCTAATGTGGTGGtgcaaaggaagaaaaaggcGTTTTGGGGAAGAAAATGGAACACTTCGGATATGGCCATTGCTGGTGTTATTGTAAGCATGCATTTGCTAAGCCTTTTTGCACCTTTTCATTTCAATTGGCCCGCCTTTTGGCTTGCTGTGGGACTCTATGTGGTGACAGGACTTCTAGGGATTACATTGTCTTTTCATAGGAATCTTTCTCATAGAAGCTTCAAGGTTCCAAAATGGCTTGAGTACTTCTTTGCTTATTGTGGAGTTCAGGCACTTCAG GGGAATCCAATTAGTTGGGTAAGCACACATAGGTACCACCACCAATTTTGTGATTCTAACAGAGACCCCCATAGCCCTATTGAAGGATTTTGGTTCAGCCACATGAGCTGGCTCTTTGATACCAACACCGTTATTGAAAAG TGTGGAGAACCAACCAATGTTGGGGATCTACGGCAGCAACCCTTCTACAAGTTTCTTGAGGGTACCTACATTCTTCATCCAATTGCACTTGGAGTTTTGCTATATACTCTAGGAGGGTTTCCCTTCCTTGTTTGGGGAATG GGTGTGAGGATTGTATGGCTTTACCACATCACTTGGCTGGTAAATTCAGCTTGCCATGTGTGGGGGAAGCAAGCATGGAATTCTGGTGATTTGTCCAGGAACAATTG GTGGATGGCATTGCTTTCATTTGGAGAGGGTTGGCATAATAACCACCATGCTTTCAAATACTCAGCCAGACATGGTCTGGAATGGTGGCAACTGGACATGGCTTGGTGTGTAATCAAATTTCTTCAAGTTATCGGACTGGCAACTGAGGTTAAGCTACCTACTGAAGTTCAGAAGAAAAGGATGGCTTTCAGCAGCTGA
- the LOC18595269 gene encoding uncharacterized protein LOC18595269 isoform X2: protein MAATASIFTSPTQPFSATRSVRDAASSFMGASLPRDFAKTKRLVKISVKVTAAATVTKNPMEQIKEYALPSWAMFELGRAPVYWKTMNGLPPTSGKKVKLFYNPAATKLVPNEEYGIAFNGGFNQPIMCGGEPRAMLRKSRGKADSPIYTIQICVPKHAVNLIFSFTNGANWDGPYRLQFQVPKSWQNRAIEFFNQGLAEELSQEGACDRAIFPDTNIVVDRCVMIGNLSKEGGDRCSLDLVPGCMDPNSYLYNPLANVDDGSCLIDSDSED, encoded by the exons ATGGCAGCAACCGCGTCAATCTTTACGTCTCCGACTCAACCCTTTTCGGCCACGCGGTCGGTGAGAG ATGCAGCTAGTAGCTTTATGGGTGCATCATTGCCAAGGGATTTTGCAAAGACGAAAAGATTAGTCAAGATAAGTGTAAAAGTGACTGCAGCTGCTACTGTTACAAAAAATCCTATGGAACAAATTAAAGA GTATGCACTCCCTTCGTGGGCTATGTTCGAACTGGGGAGGGCTCCGGTATATTGGAAAACCATGAATGGTCTTCCTCCAACTTCT GGAAAGAAGGTGAAGCTTTTCTACAATCCAGCTGCAACTAAACTTGTTCCAAATGAAGAATATGGCATTGCTTTCAATG GAGGTTTCAATCAGCCTATCATGTGTGGTGGTGAACCGAGAGCAATGCTGAGGAAATCTCGAGGCAAGGCTGATAGTCCAATATACACCATCCAGATATGCGTTCCTAAGCATG CTGTGAACTTGATCTTCTCATTCACAAATGGAGCCAATTGGGATGGTCCTTACAGACTACAGTTTCAAGTTCCGAAGTCTTGGCAAAACAGAGCAATTGAATTCTTTAACCAG GGGCTGGCAGAGGAGTTGAGTCAAGAAGGTGCATGTGACAGGGCAATCTTTCCAGACACAAATATTGTTGTTGATAGATGTGTTATGATCGGGAACTTATCCAAAGAAGGA GGTGATCGTTGCAGCCTTGATCTAGTTCCTGGATGCATGGATCCTAACTCCTACTTATACAACCCTCTCGCTAATGTAGATGACGGGTCATGCCTAATTGACTCTGATTCTGAGGACTAG
- the LOC18595267 gene encoding pseudo histidine-containing phosphotransfer protein 6, with translation MLGLGADRLRADMNRLLAFLFHQGILDEQYLQLQQLQDESSPNFVSEVVNIYFHESEKLLRNLRSLLMDREFSDYKKMGIHLNQFMGSSSSIGAKRVRNVCVAFRAASEQNNRAGCLRALELLEHEYCFLKNKLHELFQIEQQRVLAVGVRYPMQN, from the exons ATGTTGGGGTTGGGTGCGGATCGGTTGCGAGCAGACATGAATCGTTTGCTCGCATTCCTCTTCCACCAG GGGATACTGGACGAGCAATACTTGCAACTTCAACAACTTCAAGATGAGAGCTCTCCAAACTTTGTTTCTGAAGTTGTCAACATCTACTTCCATGAGTCCGAGAAGCTTTTGAGGAACCTCAGATCATTACT GATGGATAGAGAGTTCTCGGACTACAAGAAAATGGGAATCCATTTGAATCAGTTCATGGGAAGCAGCTCTAGCATTGGTGCCAAAAGAGTCAGAAACGTTTGCGTTGCCTTTCGCGCCGCTTCTGAGCAGAACAACCGTGCAGG GTGCCTGAGAGCTTTGGAGCTCTTAGAACATGAGTATTGTTTCCTCAAGAATAAATTGCATGAACTTTTTCAG ATAGAGCAGCAGAGAGTACTAGCAGTCGGAGTTAGATACCCAATGCAGAACTAA
- the LOC18595274 gene encoding phosphatidylcholine:diacylglycerol cholinephosphotransferase 1: MNAAAAAATTTALLSFPYKRSTKVNGQTNDVDVVAANNKMGVHGNGGGNHNVFNGGVHYGKASFLKWTLDDVVYVARYHWIPCVFAAGLLFFMYVEYTLRMVPDSSPPFDLGFVVTRSFHRALSSWPELNTLLAALNTVFVGMQTVYILWTWLIEGRPRATISALFMFTCRGILGYSTQLPLPQEFVGSGVDFPVGNVSFFLFFSGHVAGSVIASLDMRRMRRWELAWLFDTLNVLQAVRLLGTRGHYTIDLAVGVGAGILFDSLAGKYEDSKRKCALVSGTMKEGLLS, translated from the exons ATGAATGCCGCAGCCGCAGCCGCCACCACTACGGCCCTTCTCAGCTTTCCTTATAAACGTTCTACCAAAGTTAACGGCCAAACCAACGACGTTGACGTCGTCGCGGCTAATAACAAAATGGGTGTTCATGGAAATGGTGGTGGTaatcataatgttttcaatggGGGCGTTCATTATGGGAAAGCCTCGTTCCTCAAGTGGACTTTAGATGACGTCGTGTACGTGGCGAGATATCATTGGATACCGTGTGTTTTCGCGGCGGGGTTGTTGTTTTTCATGTACGTGGAGTACACGCTCCGGATGGTGCCGGATTCCTCGCCGCCGTTTGATTTGGGGTTCGTCGTCACCCGCTCATTCCATCGCGCGTTGTCTTCGTGGCCGGAACTTAATACGTTATTAGCTGCTCTTAACACG GTGTTTGTAGGGATGCAGACAGTTTATATACTATGGACATGGCTAATCGAGGGTCGGCCAAGGGCTACAATATCTGCTTTGTTCATGTTTACTTGTCGTGGGATTCTTGGTTACTCCACGCAGCTCCCATTACCCCAG GAATTTGTAGGTTCAGGAGTGGATTTTCCAGTAGGGAATGTATCGTTCTTCCTGTTCTTCTCGGGCCATGTTGCTGGATCTGTGATTGCGTCGTTAGACATGAGGCGAATGCGTAGATGGGAATTGGCATGGTTATTTGATACATTGAATGTGCTTCAAGCTGTGAGGTTGCTAGGTACCAGGGGTCACTACACCATTGATTTGGCTGTCGGTGTTGGTGCTGGAATCCTATTCGATTCCCTTGCTGGCAAGTACGAAGACAGCAAGAGAAAATGTGCACTTGTTTCTGGTACCATGAAAGAGGGGTTGTTAAGCTAA
- the LOC18595269 gene encoding uncharacterized protein LOC18595269 isoform X5, with product MAATASIFTSPTQPFSATRSVRGTSAKPSISKPNAASSFMGASLPRDFAKTKRLVKISVKVTAAATVTKNPMEQIKEYALPSWAMFELGRAPVYWKTMNGLPPTSGKKVKLFYNPAATKLVPNEEYGIAFNGGFNQPIMCGGEPRAMLRKSRGKADSPIYTIQICVPKHAVNLIFSFTNGANWDGPYRLQFQVPKSWQNRAIEFFNQGVGKVDLESKFEEFIFYFDLN from the exons ATGGCAGCAACCGCGTCAATCTTTACGTCTCCGACTCAACCCTTTTCGGCCACGCGGTCGGTGAGAGGTACAAGTGCCAAGCCATCTATTTCAAAGCCGA ATGCAGCTAGTAGCTTTATGGGTGCATCATTGCCAAGGGATTTTGCAAAGACGAAAAGATTAGTCAAGATAAGTGTAAAAGTGACTGCAGCTGCTACTGTTACAAAAAATCCTATGGAACAAATTAAAGA GTATGCACTCCCTTCGTGGGCTATGTTCGAACTGGGGAGGGCTCCGGTATATTGGAAAACCATGAATGGTCTTCCTCCAACTTCT GGAAAGAAGGTGAAGCTTTTCTACAATCCAGCTGCAACTAAACTTGTTCCAAATGAAGAATATGGCATTGCTTTCAATG GAGGTTTCAATCAGCCTATCATGTGTGGTGGTGAACCGAGAGCAATGCTGAGGAAATCTCGAGGCAAGGCTGATAGTCCAATATACACCATCCAGATATGCGTTCCTAAGCATG CTGTGAACTTGATCTTCTCATTCACAAATGGAGCCAATTGGGATGGTCCTTACAGACTACAGTTTCAAGTTCCGAAGTCTTGGCAAAACAGAGCAATTGAATTCTTTAACCAG GGGGTAGGGAAGGTGGATCTGGAAAGtaaatttgaagaattcattttttattttgacctAAACTAG
- the LOC18595269 gene encoding uncharacterized protein LOC18595269 isoform X1, which translates to MAATASIFTSPTQPFSATRSVRGTSAKPSISKPNAASSFMGASLPRDFAKTKRLVKISVKVTAAATVTKNPMEQIKEYALPSWAMFELGRAPVYWKTMNGLPPTSGKKVKLFYNPAATKLVPNEEYGIAFNGGFNQPIMCGGEPRAMLRKSRGKADSPIYTIQICVPKHAVNLIFSFTNGANWDGPYRLQFQVPKSWQNRAIEFFNQGLAEELSQEGACDRAIFPDTNIVVDRCVMIGNLSKEGGDRCSLDLVPGCMDPNSYLYNPLANVDDGSCLIDSDSED; encoded by the exons ATGGCAGCAACCGCGTCAATCTTTACGTCTCCGACTCAACCCTTTTCGGCCACGCGGTCGGTGAGAGGTACAAGTGCCAAGCCATCTATTTCAAAGCCGA ATGCAGCTAGTAGCTTTATGGGTGCATCATTGCCAAGGGATTTTGCAAAGACGAAAAGATTAGTCAAGATAAGTGTAAAAGTGACTGCAGCTGCTACTGTTACAAAAAATCCTATGGAACAAATTAAAGA GTATGCACTCCCTTCGTGGGCTATGTTCGAACTGGGGAGGGCTCCGGTATATTGGAAAACCATGAATGGTCTTCCTCCAACTTCT GGAAAGAAGGTGAAGCTTTTCTACAATCCAGCTGCAACTAAACTTGTTCCAAATGAAGAATATGGCATTGCTTTCAATG GAGGTTTCAATCAGCCTATCATGTGTGGTGGTGAACCGAGAGCAATGCTGAGGAAATCTCGAGGCAAGGCTGATAGTCCAATATACACCATCCAGATATGCGTTCCTAAGCATG CTGTGAACTTGATCTTCTCATTCACAAATGGAGCCAATTGGGATGGTCCTTACAGACTACAGTTTCAAGTTCCGAAGTCTTGGCAAAACAGAGCAATTGAATTCTTTAACCAG GGGCTGGCAGAGGAGTTGAGTCAAGAAGGTGCATGTGACAGGGCAATCTTTCCAGACACAAATATTGTTGTTGATAGATGTGTTATGATCGGGAACTTATCCAAAGAAGGA GGTGATCGTTGCAGCCTTGATCTAGTTCCTGGATGCATGGATCCTAACTCCTACTTATACAACCCTCTCGCTAATGTAGATGACGGGTCATGCCTAATTGACTCTGATTCTGAGGACTAG